One stretch of Pedobacter riviphilus DNA includes these proteins:
- a CDS encoding aminotransferase class IV codes for MLQEYLLFNDEFLAVDAPILTASNRSFKFGDGLFESMRMINNKLQFADLHADRLTAGMKALKIDGHALMDDYFLRQKTADLAKRNKWNGNVRFRLSVYRGGAGVYTPETNKAGYVLEGIPLKASTYELNSKGLIIDVFDEMTKPVNKLSNFKTSNALLYVMAGLFKSQNRLDEAMILNQYGFLCESISANVFVVYNKQIYTPSLAEGCISGVMRTTIMQLCKMNDMPLIEAQINPEILKEAEEVFITNATQGIQWVMGYGRKRYFNEVSKFLIEKLNNL; via the coding sequence ATGCTTCAGGAGTACCTTTTATTTAATGATGAATTTCTGGCGGTAGATGCCCCAATTTTAACCGCTTCGAATAGAAGTTTCAAATTTGGCGATGGATTGTTCGAAAGTATGCGGATGATCAATAATAAGCTGCAATTTGCAGACTTACATGCAGATAGATTAACCGCGGGTATGAAAGCGTTAAAAATCGACGGACATGCTTTAATGGATGATTATTTTCTGCGTCAAAAAACCGCCGATTTAGCAAAACGCAACAAATGGAACGGTAATGTCCGTTTCCGCCTTTCTGTTTACAGGGGCGGAGCAGGTGTTTACACGCCTGAAACAAATAAAGCAGGTTATGTTTTAGAAGGCATTCCCTTAAAAGCATCTACATATGAATTAAATAGCAAAGGTTTGATCATTGATGTTTTTGACGAAATGACTAAGCCGGTTAATAAACTCTCGAATTTTAAAACCTCCAACGCCTTGCTTTATGTAATGGCCGGCCTTTTTAAAAGCCAGAACCGTTTAGATGAGGCGATGATTCTGAACCAATATGGCTTTCTTTGCGAAAGCATTAGCGCAAATGTTTTTGTAGTGTACAATAAACAGATTTATACCCCTTCACTTGCAGAAGGTTGCATAAGTGGTGTAATGCGTACAACCATTATGCAGTTGTGCAAAATGAACGATATGCCTTTAATCGAGGCACAAATTAACCCTGAAATATTAAAAGAAGCCGAAGAGGTTTTTATCACCAATGCCACTCAGGGCATACAATGGGTGATGGGCTACGGCCGTAAACGTTATTTTAACGAGGTGTCTAAATTTTTGATCGAGAAATTGAATAATTTATAA
- a CDS encoding RluA family pseudouridine synthase, with translation MENVVELQESEEQELYEHLKIIVDKGQSLLRIDKFLMVRVENASRNRIQNAIDAGNVLVNQKQIKASYKVKPYDEISIVLPHPPRDTEVYPEDLPLDIIYEDSDLLVVNKAAGMVVHPGFNNYTGTLVNALAFHFEQLPQLPGNDGRPGLVHRIDKDTSGLLLISKNEKSITHLARQFFDHSITRKYIALVWGDIENDGTVTGYIGRSAKDRRVMDIYDDEEKGKWSVTHYKVLKRLGYVTLISCELETGRTHQIRAHMQHIGHPLFNDAMYGGDKILKGTTFNKYKQFVDNCFELLPRQALHAQSLGFIHPTTKAYMYFESPLPPDFKAGLTKWENYIATS, from the coding sequence ATGGAAAATGTGGTCGAATTGCAAGAATCAGAAGAGCAGGAATTATATGAACATTTAAAAATAATTGTCGATAAGGGGCAGTCTTTGCTGCGTATCGATAAGTTTTTGATGGTGCGCGTAGAAAATGCCTCGCGAAACCGTATTCAAAATGCAATTGATGCAGGGAATGTGCTGGTTAATCAGAAACAGATCAAAGCGAGTTATAAGGTTAAACCTTATGATGAAATATCTATCGTTTTACCTCATCCGCCACGCGACACCGAGGTTTATCCTGAAGATTTACCGCTTGATATTATTTACGAGGATAGCGATCTTTTGGTCGTAAATAAAGCTGCCGGGATGGTTGTACATCCTGGTTTCAATAACTATACCGGAACTTTGGTTAATGCTTTGGCATTCCACTTTGAACAACTCCCTCAGCTGCCAGGCAATGATGGCCGACCAGGGTTAGTGCACCGTATTGATAAGGATACTTCTGGTTTATTACTGATCAGTAAAAATGAAAAATCGATTACTCACCTGGCCCGTCAGTTTTTCGACCACAGCATTACCCGTAAATATATTGCACTGGTTTGGGGCGATATCGAAAACGATGGAACAGTAACTGGTTACATCGGAAGGAGTGCCAAAGACCGCCGTGTAATGGATATTTACGATGATGAAGAAAAAGGGAAATGGTCGGTAACACATTATAAAGTATTAAAGCGTTTGGGTTATGTTACCTTGATCAGTTGTGAGCTCGAAACCGGTCGTACGCACCAGATCAGGGCGCACATGCAGCATATTGGTCACCCACTTTTTAATGATGCAATGTATGGTGGCGACAAGATTTTAAAAGGAACTACGTTTAATAAGTACAAACAGTTTGTAGATAATTGTTTCGAATTGTTGCCCCGTCAGGCTTTACACGCACAAAGTTTGGGTTTTATCCATCCCACGACTAAAGCGTATATGTATTTTGAATCGCCATTGCCACCCGATTTTAAAGCTGGCTTAACCAAATGGGAAAATTATATCGCTACATCATAA
- a CDS encoding DUF6588 family protein encodes MKKCYALKALCALFLLVMAQKASAQQDVGDLFVGGPADATKLVNAYFDPLYKGLGLGLTDGWSNTAKSKGFLKFDVRISASAAFVPQSARSYDVNTLGLSNIKPAPGASSIGPTAFGDDHEGGKMQIYTSSGIPTNKFFNLPQGVGFHVVPSSQIQATLGLPKNIDVTLRAMPKIKLGSDLGSLSMIGFGAKVELLPLFMGSTTEKLIPVDIAIAGGFTQYKYNLPLNINNTANSDQRIDAKFNGVNFDAIISKKIMFFTPFASIGYQTSNTNLKALGTYKFEDGANNATYVDPISVKQTDIDGVRGSLGFQLKFGFFKFYGSYTQAKYSMVNAGFGFGIGK; translated from the coding sequence ATGAAAAAATGTTACGCTTTAAAGGCCTTATGTGCCTTATTTTTATTGGTAATGGCTCAAAAAGCAAGTGCTCAACAAGATGTTGGAGACTTATTTGTGGGCGGACCAGCAGATGCAACCAAACTGGTTAATGCCTATTTTGATCCTTTATACAAAGGCTTGGGCTTGGGTTTAACCGATGGATGGTCGAACACTGCCAAATCGAAAGGTTTTTTAAAGTTCGATGTCCGTATTTCCGCTTCAGCAGCCTTTGTTCCGCAATCGGCCAGAAGTTACGATGTAAATACATTGGGTTTAAGCAATATTAAACCTGCCCCAGGAGCATCATCTATAGGTCCTACTGCCTTTGGCGATGACCATGAAGGGGGTAAAATGCAGATTTATACCAGCAGTGGAATTCCGACCAATAAATTCTTTAACCTGCCACAGGGTGTAGGTTTCCATGTAGTACCTTCTTCACAAATCCAGGCTACTTTGGGCTTACCCAAAAACATTGATGTTACCTTAAGGGCGATGCCAAAGATTAAATTAGGTAGCGATTTAGGAAGCTTATCGATGATCGGCTTCGGTGCAAAAGTTGAACTTTTACCTCTTTTTATGGGTTCGACCACAGAGAAATTAATACCCGTAGATATCGCAATCGCAGGAGGCTTTACCCAGTACAAATATAATTTGCCTTTGAATATCAATAATACGGCAAATTCGGATCAGCGTATTGATGCCAAATTCAATGGGGTAAATTTTGATGCCATCATTTCTAAGAAAATCATGTTTTTCACTCCTTTTGCCAGCATCGGTTACCAAACCTCTAACACCAATTTAAAAGCACTTGGTACTTATAAATTCGAAGATGGCGCAAACAATGCAACTTATGTTGATCCAATCTCGGTGAAACAAACCGATATTGATGGTGTAAGGGGAAGTTTAGGCTTTCAGTTGAAGTTTGGTTTCTTTAAATTTTATGGTTCGTATACCCAGGCAAAATACAGCATGGTTAATGCCGGTTTTGGCTTTGGTATCGGTAAATAA
- a CDS encoding 1-aminocyclopropane-1-carboxylate deaminase/D-cysteine desulfhydrase, whose product MFEEIYSPVQKITFAPFNNLFVKRDDLIDPYISGNKWRKLKYILAKAKADHKTHLVTFGGAYSNHLVATAAAASRSGLTATAFVRGEEVKNEMLLLSSLFGMKLIFTNRESYRDKQQLFEQHFANDTLAYFVDEGGASEEATIGCAEIIGELTETYDHIFCAAGTGTTAAGLLKGIRQQGLNTQLHIIPVLKGGSFIKDEIEKYTPFSDQLKLHLDYHFGGYAKTTPELIGFIKTFTAQTGLLLDPVYTAKMFYAIIDLQKQGVINKDEKVLAIHTGGLMGLLGMKDKF is encoded by the coding sequence GTGTTCGAAGAAATATATAGCCCGGTACAAAAAATAACATTTGCACCTTTTAATAACCTGTTTGTTAAGCGGGATGATCTTATTGATCCTTATATTTCTGGGAATAAATGGCGTAAGCTTAAATATATTTTAGCGAAGGCCAAAGCAGATCACAAAACGCATCTGGTTACTTTTGGGGGTGCTTACTCCAATCACCTTGTGGCTACAGCCGCTGCAGCATCAAGATCAGGCTTAACCGCAACAGCTTTTGTACGTGGAGAAGAAGTAAAAAATGAGATGTTATTGCTAAGCAGTTTATTTGGGATGAAACTCATTTTTACTAACCGAGAAAGTTACCGGGATAAACAACAATTATTTGAGCAACATTTTGCCAATGATACCCTGGCTTATTTTGTTGATGAAGGTGGAGCTTCAGAGGAGGCGACAATTGGCTGTGCAGAAATTATTGGCGAGTTAACCGAAACTTACGATCATATTTTCTGTGCCGCCGGAACCGGTACAACTGCAGCAGGATTGTTAAAAGGAATTCGGCAACAGGGATTAAATACCCAGCTGCACATTATTCCTGTGTTAAAAGGCGGCTCGTTTATTAAAGATGAAATAGAGAAATACACTCCATTTTCCGATCAGTTGAAACTTCATCTCGATTATCATTTCGGCGGTTATGCCAAAACTACCCCCGAACTGATCGGTTTTATTAAAACCTTTACAGCACAAACCGGACTGCTTTTAGATCCTGTTTATACTGCAAAAATGTTTTATGCCATTATCGATTTACAGAAACAAGGAGTTATCAATAAGGATGAAAAGGTCCTCGCCATTCATACGGGAGGATTAATGGGGCTTTTGGGGATGAAAGATAAATTTTAA
- a CDS encoding SGNH/GDSL hydrolase family protein, with protein sequence MSKKNFKKLTTSLLFILIINFSFTPAKEIKWTAIGDSITYLNNHLNETDNRVKKGYLDRVKDRLPNISYINQGHNGWTTVGIAKEINKLGIVQSDLYSVFLGTNDWWNGIPVGSLNDYINNTGTGTTCGAYRIIIDKIRSLNPSAKIVLITPIQRNDFVYIADANNNAFGSYKAKNGQTLEMFANAIIEIAKHENFPVVDLYHNRKLKLEKAVKFKRLKNPLTGAYKNYKYPESASIPFNPKKDDYPYPLDAAKMTYDGLHPSDQGNKVIAENLVTLFKKNYHVL encoded by the coding sequence ATGAGCAAAAAAAACTTTAAAAAATTAACTACATCACTTTTATTCATCCTGATTATTAATTTTTCGTTTACCCCTGCAAAAGAAATTAAATGGACGGCCATAGGCGATTCCATTACCTACCTTAACAATCATTTAAATGAAACGGATAACCGCGTAAAAAAAGGCTATCTCGACCGGGTTAAAGACCGTTTGCCGAACATCAGCTATATTAACCAGGGCCATAATGGCTGGACAACAGTTGGCATTGCAAAAGAAATCAACAAGCTAGGTATTGTTCAATCAGACTTATATTCGGTTTTTCTGGGCACAAACGATTGGTGGAACGGAATCCCAGTAGGTTCATTAAACGATTATATTAACAATACCGGAACCGGCACTACCTGTGGTGCTTACCGCATCATTATCGACAAAATCAGGAGTTTAAATCCAAGTGCTAAAATCGTATTGATTACACCTATACAGCGCAACGATTTTGTATATATAGCCGATGCCAACAACAATGCATTTGGATCTTATAAGGCAAAAAACGGGCAAACTTTAGAAATGTTTGCCAATGCCATCATCGAAATAGCAAAACATGAAAATTTCCCTGTAGTTGACTTGTATCATAACCGAAAACTCAAACTTGAAAAAGCAGTTAAATTTAAAAGGCTGAAAAATCCCTTAACAGGAGCATATAAGAACTATAAATATCCCGAATCTGCTTCCATTCCCTTTAATCCCAAAAAAGATGATTATCCTTATCCGTTAGATGCAGCGAAAATGACTTATGATGGTTTGCATCCTTCTGATCAGGGCAATAAGGTAATTGCAGAAAACCTGGTGACGCTTTTTAAGAAAAATTATCATGTTTTGTAA
- a CDS encoding GNAT family N-acetyltransferase gives MAEVKLNIQKEEPSAFELYDEGEKYGEMVFDIQGENLTVYHTEIDPEKEGKGYAKLLLDAMVNYVRTNNLKVIPLCPYVHLQFKRHEELYKDIWNKVREND, from the coding sequence ATGGCAGAAGTTAAATTGAATATCCAAAAAGAAGAACCTAGCGCATTTGAACTTTATGATGAAGGCGAAAAATACGGAGAAATGGTTTTTGATATTCAGGGAGAAAATTTAACGGTTTATCATACCGAAATTGATCCCGAGAAAGAAGGCAAAGGTTACGCAAAACTATTGCTAGATGCAATGGTAAATTATGTACGGACAAATAACCTGAAGGTAATTCCACTCTGCCCTTATGTGCATTTGCAATTTAAACGGCATGAAGAACTTTACAAAGATATCTGGAACAAAGTGCGCGAAAATGATTAG
- a CDS encoding winged helix-turn-helix transcriptional regulator, with the protein MTARKENSTYTFNEKFITDCDLTYAANKIGGRWKIVILDKLGNRKMRFSELKKEFPYISERMLTLQLRALEQDELVKRTVYAEVPPRVEYELTPIALEFLPIFCQLSAWGRKNKMLKNNRS; encoded by the coding sequence ATGACGGCACGAAAAGAAAATTCTACCTATACCTTCAACGAAAAATTTATAACGGATTGCGATCTGACTTATGCGGCCAACAAAATAGGAGGGAGATGGAAAATTGTAATACTGGATAAACTTGGAAATCGAAAAATGAGGTTTAGCGAGCTGAAAAAAGAATTTCCATATATATCAGAACGGATGTTAACCTTACAGTTGCGGGCATTAGAGCAGGATGAACTAGTTAAAAGAACTGTTTATGCGGAGGTTCCTCCAAGGGTAGAATATGAACTAACCCCGATTGCACTAGAGTTTCTTCCCATTTTTTGCCAATTAAGTGCCTGGGGCAGGAAGAATAAAATGCTAAAGAATAATAGATCATAA
- a CDS encoding SDR family NAD(P)-dependent oxidoreductase, producing the protein MDLYLTGKTALVTGASKGIGRAIAKELAKEGVKVFITGRNQKSLDSLFNEIVAEGSPAPIVFAYDLLAPNAPHKIASSALSSLGHVDILINNAGQSQPVDATGPEEPWTKSMALDFERPRLLTQELLPHFISRRQGTILNLTSTYELRSLNVSAVAKAAVVMWSKQLAGELGKYRIRVNCLQPGLIDTENIRPYFPGDERRKYAEREIPLQDFGEVQDMANMAAFLVSPRAKYVTGTVSVVDGGGRRSAF; encoded by the coding sequence ATGGACTTATATTTAACCGGAAAAACGGCATTGGTAACCGGGGCCTCTAAAGGAATCGGTAGAGCAATAGCAAAAGAACTGGCAAAAGAAGGTGTAAAAGTTTTTATAACAGGCCGCAACCAAAAATCATTAGATAGCCTTTTCAACGAGATCGTTGCCGAAGGTAGCCCTGCTCCTATTGTTTTTGCTTATGACTTGCTAGCGCCTAACGCCCCTCACAAAATTGCTTCTTCGGCTTTATCTTCGCTTGGGCATGTCGACATCCTCATTAACAATGCGGGGCAAAGTCAGCCTGTAGATGCTACAGGGCCAGAAGAACCCTGGACAAAGTCGATGGCTTTAGATTTTGAGCGCCCCAGACTACTCACGCAAGAGTTGTTACCGCATTTTATAAGCCGGAGGCAGGGTACGATACTCAATTTGACCAGTACTTATGAATTACGATCGTTGAATGTTTCTGCTGTTGCAAAGGCCGCTGTGGTAATGTGGTCTAAACAACTTGCTGGCGAGCTAGGTAAATATAGAATTAGGGTGAACTGTTTGCAACCTGGACTGATCGATACCGAAAACATCCGGCCCTATTTTCCTGGTGATGAGCGTCGGAAATATGCAGAACGCGAAATACCTTTGCAAGATTTTGGTGAAGTGCAGGACATGGCAAACATGGCTGCCTTCCTCGTTTCGCCACGTGCCAAATATGTAACAGGAACTGTTTCTGTTGTTGATGGCGGAGGAAGACGTTCGGCATTCTGA